A region of Salinibacter sp. 10B DNA encodes the following proteins:
- a CDS encoding tetratricopeptide repeat protein: MSRYVHRSFRAVPLRGAVGLLCGFLLVGLSGCGETSMLGRRYDNFSAYYNKFHNAEQAFEEGVQSLEEGAREVDRTEYVSVFLKSQQNRGGGSDSPFEKAIQKSADVLREHPDSKWVDDALLLIGKSYFYQSNYIGAAQKFREAMALETERRREARFWLARTLVTNEQNTAADEVMRVVEASAGQPDDEWTAQLHLVRGELLVQQEQWTAAAEALQRGLAGDVPDGPAARAAFLLGQVWDTLQRPRPARAAYRHVREYDPSYNLALAARLSEIELQGTHGEPDAALDRLDDVASDDKNYEQRGEIALVRARIYRAQGRYDRARKALRSVLYGEEAPSGTANGRLHYDLATLYRDAYKDFSRAAAHFDTASTGLQRGRRQGEAESQRLPQAPVDADEQATRFRDLAERAREVARMDSLLRIGRMDDDEFQAFVAQLRRERQAAREAQAEAQQEAAQTRRFQQRGQALREQRRNTTPAADTRQSDAGFLFHQDPARVQQGRQRFQETWGDRPRVDNWRRRNAIRSSGPSDAVASSAPEAAPSAGGTTAQRGDASVGGGGLDLADIPRDSSSRAQMEADRAVARYELANALFLAAGRPDSAATWYRRILQKNADHPVAKRALYALAESYRAQGDTTAAQQTYQRLLDQYPTTQLATRARKRLDQDTTEPADNGAAVADTAYAHAYRQWQNGQWRPALDSMLVLAARYPETKAAPRALLASGIIYWRRTQVDSTRAPRSLLDRHVEGLLERTPDSTVQTVSEGAETRSSRARPESGRAAQNARATPVTPDSLRKGAVDSTQTQDAKQAPLQQHSPRSDSLQRAERGQRAGGDAVSETGSVYTPLKTLLNYLTQQYANAPQVKRAQVLLSMIGEQRAAADPARTDSSVVDTTKKEARPAPDSTTLASTRASTSESAADASPSSRTPPPIDSAAVRPRPKDSTGHERSTSSEREPLPAPTDPNARTAPPDEPAQSTQWTLLVERFTVSRTASAREAEMNRTLTGDWVVDLIPGSDPEKREYLLVIGRFSSEEEAVKARAQLQDQISGSLEVYRRVR; encoded by the coding sequence ATGAGCCGTTACGTGCATCGATCCTTTCGTGCTGTGCCGCTCCGGGGGGCGGTGGGGTTGCTCTGCGGGTTCCTGCTGGTTGGACTCTCCGGGTGTGGGGAAACGTCCATGCTCGGACGACGCTACGACAATTTTAGCGCCTATTACAACAAGTTCCACAACGCTGAGCAGGCCTTCGAGGAGGGGGTTCAGTCCCTTGAAGAAGGGGCGCGCGAGGTCGACCGGACAGAGTATGTGTCGGTCTTTCTGAAGTCTCAGCAGAACAGGGGCGGGGGGAGCGACTCCCCGTTTGAAAAGGCCATCCAAAAGAGTGCGGACGTTCTGCGGGAGCATCCTGATTCGAAGTGGGTGGACGATGCCCTCCTCTTGATTGGAAAGTCCTATTTTTACCAGAGCAACTACATCGGTGCCGCGCAGAAATTCCGGGAGGCCATGGCGCTGGAGACCGAACGGAGGCGCGAGGCCCGGTTTTGGCTTGCTCGGACGCTCGTCACGAATGAACAGAACACGGCGGCCGACGAGGTGATGCGTGTGGTGGAGGCGTCTGCGGGACAGCCCGATGATGAATGGACGGCGCAGTTGCACCTGGTACGCGGAGAGCTACTGGTCCAACAGGAACAGTGGACGGCAGCGGCGGAAGCGCTGCAGCGAGGATTGGCCGGAGATGTACCGGATGGCCCGGCGGCCCGGGCCGCCTTTTTGTTGGGGCAGGTGTGGGACACTCTGCAGCGGCCGCGTCCGGCACGAGCAGCGTACCGGCACGTGCGTGAATACGACCCGTCCTACAACCTGGCCCTGGCGGCGCGTCTCAGTGAGATTGAACTACAAGGCACGCACGGCGAGCCTGATGCGGCTCTCGATCGTCTCGACGATGTGGCGTCGGACGACAAGAACTACGAACAGCGGGGGGAGATTGCGCTCGTGCGGGCCCGCATATACCGGGCGCAGGGCCGATACGATCGGGCCCGCAAGGCACTTCGGTCGGTTCTCTACGGAGAGGAGGCGCCATCGGGGACGGCAAACGGACGCCTCCACTACGATCTCGCCACGCTGTACCGGGATGCCTATAAAGATTTCAGCCGAGCGGCGGCGCACTTCGATACGGCTAGTACGGGGCTTCAGCGAGGCCGGAGGCAGGGCGAGGCCGAGTCTCAACGACTGCCCCAGGCTCCTGTCGATGCCGATGAGCAAGCCACCCGTTTTCGGGACCTGGCTGAGCGAGCCCGAGAAGTCGCTCGGATGGATTCCCTGCTACGGATCGGGCGCATGGACGACGACGAATTTCAGGCCTTTGTGGCTCAGCTTCGTCGTGAACGGCAAGCGGCCCGGGAAGCGCAGGCCGAGGCACAGCAGGAGGCTGCCCAGACCCGACGATTTCAACAGCGCGGACAGGCGTTGCGCGAACAGCGGCGCAATACAACTCCTGCGGCGGACACCCGGCAGTCCGACGCCGGATTTCTCTTTCATCAAGATCCCGCTCGGGTGCAGCAGGGACGCCAGCGGTTTCAGGAGACGTGGGGCGATCGGCCCCGGGTGGACAATTGGCGGCGTCGAAACGCGATTCGTTCGTCCGGTCCCTCGGACGCAGTCGCTTCGTCCGCACCCGAGGCAGCCCCATCGGCCGGTGGTACGACGGCTCAAAGGGGAGACGCCTCGGTGGGGGGAGGCGGACTCGACCTTGCGGACATTCCCCGAGATTCGTCGAGCCGGGCACAGATGGAGGCAGATCGGGCCGTCGCACGTTATGAATTGGCGAACGCCCTCTTTCTTGCGGCCGGGCGACCGGACTCGGCGGCGACCTGGTACCGGCGCATTCTTCAGAAAAACGCGGATCACCCCGTTGCAAAACGAGCCCTCTACGCGCTTGCGGAGTCCTATCGGGCTCAGGGCGATACGACGGCGGCCCAGCAAACGTATCAACGCCTCCTTGATCAGTATCCCACCACCCAGTTAGCCACGCGGGCTCGAAAGCGTCTTGACCAGGACACCACAGAACCGGCTGATAATGGAGCTGCTGTGGCCGATACCGCTTATGCCCATGCCTACCGACAGTGGCAGAATGGACAGTGGCGGCCGGCGCTTGATAGTATGCTTGTCCTTGCGGCACGCTATCCCGAAACGAAAGCGGCGCCGCGGGCCCTGCTTGCGTCGGGAATTATCTACTGGCGCCGCACGCAGGTCGATTCTACCCGAGCCCCTCGTTCGCTTCTTGACCGGCATGTGGAGGGACTTCTCGAACGCACTCCGGATTCCACAGTGCAGACGGTATCGGAAGGGGCAGAAACGCGCTCGTCCCGTGCACGGCCTGAGTCGGGCCGGGCGGCTCAAAATGCACGAGCGACTCCCGTTACGCCGGATTCTCTTCGGAAGGGGGCGGTGGACTCTACCCAGACACAAGACGCAAAGCAGGCGCCGTTACAGCAACATTCTCCCCGCTCCGATTCCCTTCAACGGGCTGAGAGGGGACAGAGAGCAGGGGGAGATGCCGTTTCCGAAACCGGGAGCGTCTACACCCCGCTCAAGACGCTTCTGAATTATCTCACCCAGCAGTATGCCAATGCTCCGCAAGTCAAACGAGCACAGGTCTTGCTCTCGATGATTGGGGAGCAGCGCGCTGCTGCCGACCCCGCGCGTACAGACTCTTCGGTGGTAGACACCACCAAGAAAGAGGCTCGGCCCGCTCCGGATTCGACGACCCTCGCATCTACACGCGCATCTACGTCAGAATCGGCAGCTGACGCAAGCCCCTCTTCCAGGACCCCACCCCCAATCGATTCGGCTGCAGTTCGTCCCCGCCCGAAGGACTCAACAGGCCACGAGCGCTCCACGTCGTCGGAGCGAGAGCCGCTCCCCGCCCCCACCGATCCGAATGCGCGAACGGCTCCTCCAGACGAGCCGGCACAGAGCACCCAATGGACTCTGCTCGTTGAGCGATTTACGGTCTCGCGGACGGCATCGGCTCGGGAGGCGGAGATGAACCGAACGCTCACGGGCGATTGGGTCGTTGATCTGATACCGGGATCCGATCCGGAAAAACGGGAGTATCTTCTTGTCATTGGTCGTTTTTCTTCGGAAGAAGAGGCGGTCAAGGCACGGGCGCAGCTTCAAGACCAGATCTCTGGCTCCTTGGAGGTATACCGACGGGTCCGGTAA